The Vicugna pacos chromosome 2, VicPac4, whole genome shotgun sequence sequence tttaaatgggtaaattacatgttatgtgaattatataccaggaaaaccattaaaaaatgCACTGAGCTCGTGTGTGAGCAGGACTGGCTATATAATTATCAGGGATCTGGTGAAAGAAGAGCCTTTCTCTGATTAAGAAACAAACACGCAATGCGAAACGAAACTCTGGGGCCACGTGTTCAGAGTTAGTATGGAGAATTCCAGGATGGTGACTACAGAGCATTAGGCTCAGTAGGGCCCCTCCGAATGCATGGGCTTGATGCCCACGAAGCTGGCCTGTGTGTAAGTGTATGCGTGGAGTCTCCTGCAGGCCAGTCACTTAGAGCGGTTTTCTGAAATGGCTGCAGGAAGCCAGGGCTGTTGCTGATAGCCTTCATTCAGCACAGAACTGTTACTCCCTTGACTTTCCAACTTGTGTGGTCACAGGCCTGCTGATCTTCCTTTGTTCTTCACCGGTCCTTCCCTCCGTCCCCCCACTTGCACACCCACAGAAACACGCAAAGAGGGAAGGGTTGAGCCCACATCTGTCATTTAGCTTCTTGCATTTTAGGTGAAGATTACTGGTTAACACCAGATCAGAGGTTATTAAATAGTAGGACATTCTCCAGTAGTGGGATAGTAATAGGGGTCGGCCTGAGGGCGGGCATCAGTGAGTTTATTCAGTTCCAGGTCCCACGGGAGTTGTGGTCCTTGCCCATTTCTCTTGAATGCTGTACTTAAGGTTAAAACTCTGGTGAACTTTATAAAACAGGTAGACGTTTATGCTTGGTCGGCAGTCCCATTTACCTAGAGGTGGGGGGGCTTTTATCTACTGTTATCCCCCCTGTGCAATTTATTTGAAGCCCACATAAAATGTTTCTGCTTTATAGCTTGTAATTTGTAATTCAGTCAACGTGGCATAGCGCCTGACCTAAGTAGTTTAGCACTGGTGCTGCAAAGATGCCCTTGGTTTTAAAATCAAACAAATCTGAGTTTGAATCCATACAAGCTGTTTGGCTTTTAGCAAGTCACTTGTCTGAGTGTCTGTTGCTCAGGTGACATACAGCGTTGCATGGATTAAACAGCTGCTGTGCCGGAGGTGCCCTGGGAGCGCTCAACTGGGCCGGAGTGGGCGTGCAGTAAATGCGGCCTGTTGTTGTCACTGCGGCTGGTAGGCAATCACAGTGGAATgtgatatttagaaaaataaaggtgTTAGCCAGAAGCTGAGactgcagagaggagggagctgaAGTCACCCTGGGGAAGCTCAGGAAGGCGTGGGAAGAGCTGATAGCTCTCAGGCCTGAAAAGGGCGCATGGTTTGCTGGCGAAGAGAGGGGGCAGGTCAGCGGGAGCCCGGGAGGGCAGGTTGGCGTCCCGGAGTGGGAAGCCCGGCATTGGTGGTGGCGAGCGCAGGGGCTGGAGCCAGACTGCGCAAGGAGAGGAGCCTGGGAGCCCCGCCTCGACACTGGCACCTGGGGGCCGGTGGGGAGTGGCTGTGGGGCACGAGCCCAGACGGCGTGGTTAGGGTTCCATGTTGGAAGGTGAGTGGAGGCAGGTGTGGAAGATGGACCAGagcaggggcaggtggggaggcagGCGCGGGGCTGCTGCGGTTCCTGTCACACCGGTCGGGATCTGTGTTCGGCGTGTGCTGAGGTCGCCCACCCCTGTCTCCCTGTGTCCCCAGGTACTGACCGCACTGCAGAGGGACAGCCGGGACGTGGAGAAAGGAAGCCCGTCTCTCAGACACTGAGGCGGCAGGCGGACTTGCGCTCGGTGCTGAAGCACTGCTCCAGGCGGCGCCTGTGGTGCCGCAGGCAGACACGCAGGCGGCTCAGAAGAACAGGGGCTGTTCCATGTTTGATTCCTAGTACTGGAGTTGGCCTTAAACAaaatagaacaacaacaaaaacttttaaagaattaaacCAAGGCTCAGCCTTAAGAAGCTCAGTGGGATGATGGCCTAATATTGACCGTGGTCACCACTGCATATTCTGCATGGTTTAAAAATAGGGCAGTGGCTAATCCCCTCCCCTCATCAGCAAAAGTTAATTAAATTGTAATGCTTTTATGTCAACTACTGGAAAGTACATTACAATCTTTCATAGCCGGGGTGCATGAGAAATGTTGTTTGGAGACCTCAGAGATGTTATTGGctcatatttacatattttagtaAGAAAGGGATTGCTGGTTTAGTTACCAAGATAATCTTTCCTGAGCCGGAGGTCTTGTTTTTGAAGCCCATCTACCAAAGATAGCATTACAGGACGACAGGCTCTCAATCCTGGCGAGTGCGCTCGGGCTCCCCGGACACGGTCTGACCTTCAGGGTGACCTTTTACCATATTGCCTTGACAAAATTACAGCACGAGGGCTGAAAATGCACGCCTAGACTCCTGCGGGCAGCCTGCCCTCCCAGAGATTGCTCCCACATTTGCTGAGTAATGCGAGCTGGAGCAGGAAGAGCTTCTCACGGACGCCTGTGACAGTGAAGACGGGCTTAAAGCTGGTGGAGAACAGAATGGAGACAGCCTCCCTTtaagcagaggggaggggagaggatgtTGAGACGTGCCCGCTCCTGCAGCCTGTCGTTTCTATGGAGGCTgggggcgggcgggcgcggggcCGCTGCTCCCTGGCTGTGACAGCTTGCTCCTCTCTGTCACCTGATGGCAGGTGCAGTCCTGCGTGCAGTCATCCCGCCTCACGCGTTTAACGCAAAGGTAGATGGCTGTCAGGGCTGAGCAGCACCCACCCGGCAGCCCAGACGGCCTGGCCAGAATGCTCAGCATCCGAACCGTCAGCCTGTCCCCGTCGCAGCTGCTTTCCCCCAGGTTCATTAGCAGCCTTTttgttgtagctttttcttgacTAATTTGGAGAACTTCGTAGTAAGAACTTTGGTTATCCAAATTCTAAGAAATGAACACTTTTTGCAGAGGAGTCCAGAGGGCAGGCAGATCTCTATGGAAACGGGTTGCCATGTGCTGCTGCGTTAGTGTGCTGGTCTCTGGGAGGGCTCGGCGGGCCAGGCTCAAGGGCGCCTCCTGTCTGCAGCGAGTGCTGGCGGGGCCTGCCACCCTGCAGCCCGCCTCAGCCACACACCCCCAACCCCCGGAGTGCCCGTGGCTGTCCTCGTTTCTGACCCCGGGAGCCCCAGCTCTGAGCATAGTGCAGCAAGGAGATGCGGGCTGGCGGCAGAGCCTAACTGTGGCGTTATTTTTGTAGGTTTTCTATATCTGCCATGTCTGCTGATGACACTTCAGGTGCAGAGCAAGTCCCAAGCCAGTGGCAGTCCTCGTGCCCCGTattgttttttcccctcctgttCCTGACTGAACCTTCCAGGAGGTGGCAGAGCTGAGCACGTGTACCACTTTCTGCCTCAGCCTTTAAATGCTGACTTGCCCGACGTCTTGGAGGAGGCGTCTGTCTCCACCGAGCTCTCGGCAGCCTTCCAGACGCAGCCGTTCCCCGACATCACGGGCCGAGGCCCTTCCGCTGTTGCTCACGGATGTACTCAGTTTTATTCCGTGATGTGGGCTTTCTGTTCCTGAAagatgtatatattttcttactGTACATAAAGATGTTCCTTAAGTGGTGACAGAAAGCAAGGGGACAGGGCGGCGGGCAGGCCTCCAGAAAGCATTCTTGGGACCCCGGGGTGGTCAGACCCTAGCCTCAACGCTGTTGTCAGTTTGATACAAACCTCGTGGGCAGCACCATGTATGCATTCAGTTTTCGAATAGGATTCCAGGCCAGTCTGGAAAACCTCCAAGTCTTCAGTTCAGAAGAGGTTCTCGTGACCTGTTCAGGGGCCACACGAGACCTAGCTGGTTCGATACGTCCACTTCAGAGGCCGGGAAGGTCTGAGTCCCCGTCTGGGGTCACCTCGCCCCTTTCCACGGAGGGCAGAGGGCCGCCGGCCTGCACAGGGCTGTGCTGCTCTGCTTGACAATCCCGTTTagtaaaactggaaacaaattgAAATGCTGCCCCCAAGGAGGTGGCCCTCTGCCCTTCCCACACCGTTGGTTTTCAGAGCCTGGGTCTTCTGGTTCAGGACTCCGGGCAGCTGGCACTTTTAGGGTTGAAAGTGGTGTCCCCACCAGTCATCAAAATCCCATCTGGAAAAATGTTCACTTCAAAGGGTACTTTTTAACTGCTCAGttttttgactattttaaatagtTTGCTGATAGAAGACTCCTGATGACACTTGCTACAATATCATGTTTTAATTGCTTGTACAGTTaacctttaattttatttagtaaAGTGTATCAAACTAGGACTTTTTGGATTGTAAATATGtggttttattaaataaaagtcATGTAAGATTGTTACTTATGTTCACTGCAGTTTGGTTTACAGTTTGAGTTATCACCTTGAAGTATGGTGAAACTTGACTTTGAGCGTCATactgtttgaatattttaaaatccccTTATTAGTCTCAGTTACATAAAAAGGTGATGCAATTGTGGTCATTTGGTCAGGGCATTGGACAGTTAGTGCCACACCCCTACTCCTTCTAAGCTGGGGGGAGCCCCAAGCTTGCTGCTTCTCTCAAGCCAGACTGCCTGAGGCTAGAGTCTGTGGTCCCTCAGGCCCACGAGTCTGCCCCATCCTCCCGCGCACACCCCTAGGCCTGCCACTCGTCCCAGCAGGTCTTCAGCATTACCTCAAACCTGCTGGAAGCCCTGTGATGGCAGTCGGGTGGCCCGGCCTCTTCCCTGGGCCACTGTGCCTCCGTTTCCACCTGTGGAGTGGAGATCCCAGTGCCGCCCCTGGCGGTGACAGTGAGCAGGCCCCGGCCTCAGGTCCCCGCAGAACTGGGCAGAGCGGCACTCACGTTGTAGGTGGTGCTGCCCAGAGACAGAGCAGCCTGCGGGGCGTCTGCTCTGATGTCTTTGGCCTGCACACGACAGTCAGAATCTGTGCCCTGCATCTCCATGGGCGAACTGCGTCACCGCCCTGGGCCACGGTTCTGTTCCCTCCATTCTCTGCAGGCCGAGGGTGGTCGAAGGGGCTTACTCACTGCTCCCCCAATGCCAGGCCCTGGGTGGAGTGCTCAGTCAGTGACCTCACTGGTCTCCACAGCAGCTCTGCCTGTGTCCCAGCTCAAAGCTGTGGCTCAGAGAAATGATTGGCTTGGGCTCCTATGGCCAgttagcagcagagctggagttcAGACTCCAGCCTTGTGGCTCCCCAGCCCTTGCTCAGAAACACCCCTCTCCAGAGAACAGCTCTGTTCTGGGGCCTTTGGAAGCTTCTGGTAGCTCGGACCTCCACTCCAAGCAGGGAGGGCCATGCCCACCGGCCGGCCCCTCGCGGAGGTCCCCGGGAAACGCATGAGCAGTGGGGTGGAAGTTGTGGAATATTTTCCCGAGAGAAACTGGGGGGCTGACGGTTCGGAAACCAGCACCCGATGTGTGCAGCCTGCCTCCAAGGCAAGAGAGGGAACGAGATGCTGCACCAGCTGGGCGGGAGGCAGGGAGCCACCAGGCTGGACCTTGAGGTGAGTGTTGGTCCCTAGGGGACCAGAAGAAGGGCGCAGCCAGAGGGGGAGGCCCATGAGCCAAGGCCAGTCCTCAGAGGGGCCCCCAAGCACAGACCTGCCCACCTAGGACTCAGCTGTGCACTTACTTTGCTCCAGGCTCCTCGCCTGATCGAGGACGGAGCTGCCCCACCAGGCTTGGCAACGCCAAGGCCCTGTCCTCAGGACTAGCTGCCCGAGCCCCTTGCCCGGGGTGCCTGAGCCCTGCGGGGTTCCCTGTGGAAAGAGGGCCAGCGGCCTCCTCCCCTGCCCATGGGCTCCACCCAAGTCTCACAGTTTTCTTAAACACGTTTCTTCAGTGCTCCACCCTGTTCAGAGCTCCTGGCAGAGACTGTTCCAACCAAAAGTAAATTCACATTTAAGGGGCAGATTAGCTGGAGGTTAAGAActggaaaaattttttaagcCTTTTAGTATTATAGGAAAGTTCTTCATTCTTAGAAAATAGACTTTGGAAGAAATCTGACTGCGGACAACATGACACAGAAGACACAAAGATTCAACTCAAATTTGACGGTCTTGAGTATGTAAACATTTGTTAATCTCCCTCATCCATCGAAGTCTGAGAATCAGTTCAGTGCTTTGCTTGGTCAAAAGCAATCATTTCAACAACTTCTTAAGGTTTCTTAAGAACCAGAGAATTTAAATTCTCTAAGCCTTGTCTCCCTTTTCTGTAACCGAAGGTTAAGAAGGGTGCCCAGCACCTATACCCTGGCTTCTGAGGattaaaataatcctaaaatgctGTACTAATTGTGTCATTAAAAGAAACAACTGCCATTGGAATCATGCTCCTGGCATGTAAACTTTTAGTATCTTACACTCACTCTTGGTGaatgtatgaattttaaaaattgggatttttttccccctaattaaaTGCCCGTCATGGTACAAAATTTGGAAATacagaaacacaaacacacacgtcgTAACTTCACCACCCAGAGAAGAGACTTTTTtcgtatttttgtcttttattcctataaataaatttgtccccattttacaggtgggtaCGTTGAGGCTTAGGAAGCTGAGGTATTAGTCCCAGGGCATACTCAGAAGACGGCTGAATGCTGGCCAGCCTGATTCCAAAGTCTTTTCTCCAGCACTGCACAACGTCTTCCCCTTCTAGGTACATCTGTGTAGTCCTTGGCATCCTTTGGGTGAAAAAATAGAAGACTTCATCGATTAAAAAATTGGAGAGGGTGTACATTTATTCACTGAAGTATTTAGACGTTGGTTATTACATGCGAAGTCGGAGCCACGGACTTGAGCAGTGCCCTTCCTGCTGGTCCCAGCTCCAGCTAGCTGCTCTGACGAGTCGTCCCAACATGGGGGATGTAGTCTCCTGGAGCCCTTTCCTTGCGTAGCATTTTCATGCTTCATCACTCTGACTTAAAAGACTACCCCTGCCAAGTTGGGGTGCATTAACTCATTTCATAGACAAGCACCCCTGGCCAGTGGCAAAAAGCTAAATAACGGCTGCAGAGGAACTTGTCAAAAGAGCATGTATTTCCACTTCTAtagttaaaaaattataaatgtggTTAAGTCAccaaaaatgattttcatttacCAAAGAAAAAGTGTTTCTTTTTCAGATGCCTTGGGCTCTGTCATAGTGCCTGCTTCTCTCTTGCCAGGGCTGccgaaaacaaaccaaaaaaactaaCATTGAAGGGGACACATCTGACTCAGacgaattttttaaaacaaggccAGTTTACCCTGAATGCTCCTGGCTTGGGGGGCCACTCTCCAGCACGTCCACTTCCACTTCCATGAGTTGAGTGTAAGTCATTGTGATTGTCATGGTTCCAGAGTTTGTTTATGCCCGAGGTAGTAATTACTGtatttacataatttaattaaatatcaTGTAGACcaatggtggggaaaaaaaagaatttttgtttcTACGAACGTCAAACTAAATGCTTTGGAAAGTCTCAAAAAGGGCAAATGTCATTAAAATTGGTATTGAATTGAGTGTGAGTGAGAACTGGAAAAGTTAGGGAAGCTGAAGTCCATAGGGCAATTCAAAAGGGTTCACCAGAGTCCTCACACTTACGACGATGCCTTAGCCCTCAGCCTGCAGATCAGCAAGTGCTGTGCATCTGTCCGTTCTAAATTAGGATAAAATgttgaaaacaagacaaaaaggCTAGTTTCATACAATAGTGCATTCAAAATTTATTGTGCCTGCATTTTTCAGGCCTTGTACTTTTTGACAAGGAGATGAAAAAGTCTTTAGCCCTTGATTTTAGTGGTCATAAAAATAATGGTAGTTTTAGGGGTTTCTAGTCCAGACTCCGCATTACTCCTTAACCTTCCCCTCGGGGAGGACGGGTCCCTGGTGGGGTGGCCGGCTCTGTCTGCAGCATCGTCATTCCGTGGCTGCGGGCCTGCCTCCCCGTCGTCTCCCTCACTTCTTGAGAGAGCCTCTTTCTACCTGTAGTTGGTTTTGAATCCGACGTAGGACTTGGTGCCCGACATACCATAAGCATGCAAGTAACACTTATCTTCAGAAAACGAGACTGGCATTATATTAATGTATTAATCTAACAAGTTTATTGAACACTGGTTATGTGCTCAGCCCTGTGCTGGCCACTGGGGAGGATGATAAATCAACAGGCCTCGCAGGGCCTTTGTCTCATGGGGCCCAGAGAACTCAGCGGACAGTCAGAAAGCAGTGGATCAAAGGCTGGGCTGGGGCTAAACGCAGGCCGCTGCGCGGACAGAGGGAGGTCAGTAAAACTGGGGAGAGGATGCTTTAGGGTCCGAGGCATTCTTCCTCGAGGGCAATCTTAAAcggtttgtgaaaatgtgttgcTATTTCAGGACCGGGAGCTCTCCTATAATCTAATTAGAAAGAACCTCATTATGAGGTAGTCAGCAGAGTATTCATCTTCTAATTGGAACATCTCCAGCATGAGGTAATATAACTTGAGAGAACATTAGTAACTTGGCTGCTTAAAGCAACACCAACCCCGTCTGTCTCTCTTGTATCTCTGTGCTCTCAGAGACCTGCCTGTCACCGGGCTGAAGGCTGGTGAGGCAGTGTTGGGTTCCACCTGGGTAATTGCCAGTGGTTCAAAATCTGCTGAAAATAACCTGTTCTCTCTCTTGTGAGCCAGAGGCATGGCCACCCTTATAATGAAAGCTGCTTGCTTGGTGAATGCACTGAGCCCATTGCCAGCCTCCCCGACCACAAAAGAACCTAGCGGGCCGGTGCTGCTTTCAGCTTGCGGTGCAGGGAAAACGAAGTCCTATTTGCCAGTTATTTACTGCTTGACCTTAGTCTTGGTGAAGACAGAAGTTGTAGAAGATGAGGAGAATGGAAGCAGGGAGGCGAAGCTTTCACTCCCCTCACTGTCTCGCTTGTGTGCTTTAATAAGtacagtattattttttttaaagtgtatttaagCTGTGCAGGTGAGAAAAGCAATTTTAATCAACCTGTATTGGCTTCAAAGGGAAcacatttagaaaacaaaatcatgTCATCCAAAGACAAAAGTTATTGTGACACTCTCATGGAACAACCGAGTCATCTGCCCAGAGTGGGGTTTCGACCGTTCTTTAAAGGTGTGTAGTACCAAAAACTAGATCACCCTTCTTATGGTCCTTCTtaagtttacagatgagaaaatactTTTAATCCCAAATCTGAGCATCTGAAAATTCAAGCTAAGATTAAGAAGAATTAAAACCAGGCCTCTAGCTCCAAAAGCgtcaaagaaaactgaaaatgttaATCACTCTGGGTTAACGAGCTAGACCTATCAGGCCTGTTGTACATTAACTCAAGGAACGACagacattttaatatttgataCAGTGCAAAATCACATGCCTAGTGAGGGTCTGTAGTGTTGCCAAGATCTGAAAATATCTTGTTGAAAACAAAAGGCTTATGGACAGTCAGCAGTCACCACTGTATATTTTGCACCTGGAAAAACACATAATACAATCACTATTTTGTCTtcactagaaaacaaaatttctttctttctttttttttttttttggtacagatCAGTGCATTTCTTTAGTGGATCCAAGAAAACGTTTCATTAGAATTGAAGACTGTCATTGAGCCAGAAACAAACATTCATAGTAAAGCAGACTGAGCTTCCTTTCATTGAAAAAAGAGAGATGAAGGAACATGAGCCCCGTTCCCTAGTTACCATTCCTCCTGTTCCTGGTGTTTTTATTAACCCAGAAGCTGGTGCTACTTACATGAAAAACAACTTTAGACTAAGGGAATTAGTGAGCTTCGAATTGAGACAGTGACTCGGGATGACAAAGTGCAATCCATTCAAAGGGGATTTAATAATCAGCTTAATGCACAGGAAATTTTTTTGACACCCTGCCCATTTGTTGAACCCTGCACATGGAGGAGGAACAGTTTTTCTCAGTATCAGGACACTGAAACTATGGAATTGTTCAGATATAAAACAGCTTTTGAGAGCTTTCTGGAAGTCAGGGACATTAAATCATCCATGTTTGTCTCTCGGTACCTGTTTTACTTCATCCCATATAAACAGTGCTCGGTTTTATGCTCAGCACTAATTTGGAAACTTGAAAAactaagaatacaaaatacaattCCATCCCAAATATCATGGGCCTTTCTAAGAATGGCAACAGATGGAGAATAAAAGTTAATGAAGGATGAGGTTTGCTGAGACTGAAGACATTCTGTGGACCCTTTCAATCATTGTGTCAAGAGGGCAGAAAGGCTTTGGCTTCCCTGATCTTCTGCCTCACACCCCTGCAGGACAAAGTCAGCCCGGCGTGATGGTGCTTCAGGGATTCCAAGCGCCGGTTGAGCTCCTCAGTCctgtccaccttctcctccatgtCCCGAAGGAGAGATTCCTTGCCCAGAAGCCCACACTTCTGATTCAGCTTGATGTTGTCGATCCGCAGGCTGTCTCGGGCTTGCTTGGTCTTGGTCAAGATGTCCCTCCTTAGAGCCACCTGAGCCTCAATCTCCATAAGCTCTGACTTTTTACAAGCATTTTCTGTATCCACAAAGTGTAACTTTTCCTTCACGTGCGTTATTATTTGCACATTGTTGGTCATCTTGGTGCGTAATTTTAAAAGTTCCTCATTTCGCTCCTCAACTTTCTCATTGAAAGTCTGGTTCTCAATCTTAAGCTGTTCAAAATCTATAAGGAGCAGGCCCTCAGTCAGGTCCTCCTGGGCCTTCATCCTGGTTTCAAAATGCACCAGACTCTGTTTCAGCTGCACATTCTCCAGCCTCACGGCGCtcatctccttctccttcttatCCTCCAACGCCTGGATCTGCTCCACCTCCTGCAGAGCGGCCTGGCGACCACCCTGCATCCGACAGCTGCCCATGGCCTGCATCACCACCTGCTTCTTGAGTGCCTGGAAGTGAAGCCATTCCTTCTCCACCTGGGAGAGCTTCTCTCTGCACTGCTGCTTCAGCTGGTCCAGCTCCTGGTGATACCAGCTCAGGTCGTCTGCCTGTTGCTTCCTCAGATCCTCCAGCAGGACCAGATGGTGTAGGTATGCTTGCTCTTTCTCGGGCGCCTCAGGCTCCGTGTCCTTGTCAGGCACCTCGGCTGCATCCAGGCCCTTCTTCTTGCGCAGCGCCTCGAAGATCTTGTGCTGCAGGTAGATGTTGTAGCGCTGGTAGCGACCTCGCTCCACCATCAGGGAGTGGTACTGTTCCAGGAGCTCGGCGCGCAGCTGCTGCTCCTGCCGCTTCTGCACCTCCTCAGTCCACTCGTAATCGTCAGACTCGAGTTCCCTGTCCACATTTCTCagctcttcctctcttttctcccGGCGTCCTTCCACACGCTTCCTCTCGGTCTCCTCAGTCTCCTcgctctctttcccttcctcctccacgtGTCCCTCCGGCTCAGCCTCCCGGGCTGGCGCAGCCTCTTCCTTGCGGGTCGAGGACAGCTGCAGAGGGACATGAGACGAGACTTCCTTCTTCCTCGGCTCCGCCGCCTCCTCCGCGTCCTCTGCgtcctcctcgtcctcgtccgCCTTCTCCTCCTTCAGTGGTTCCTGGGGCCCATCTTTGGACCCTGGCTTGGCTGGCTCCTCAGGCCCGGTCTCGGCGGGCTCCCCAGACTCGGCCTCCGCCGGCCACTCCGGCTCTCCGGGCCCCTCCTCGCCCGCAGCCTCGGTGGCCACCGGCCCTTCCTGGGACTCAGCCGGCTCGGCCGCAGCGCCACCTCCCTCTGAAGCCTCTACAGCCTCTGGGTCCGGCTCCGACTCCGGCTCCATGGGTTCGGCAGGGGACTGGGGGCCAGAGCTAGTCTTGATCATGGACAGCCGCGAGGCCAGGCTCTCCGCATCTCCATTTTCCCTCTCGGGGTCCCCAGTGTGATCGGAGTGGTCGTCCATCTCCCTCCCGCAGGGCCAGCGCTGCGGACCAGGGATGCGTACTGTTAGGTTTCCAGGGGCAACCAGGGGCGCACACGGTGGGCCCGGCGATTGGCTGGACGTCAGCGCGAcgccctgcccccttctccccGCCTCCCGGCAAGAGAAGACCAATAGGAGGCCGCGGGAGGACGAGGGGTGGCGTTGATTGGGGGAGGACGTAGGCTCGCTCAGCGAGGGGCGTGGCGCATCCGCCGCGCTTCTTTTCGCCCTTTTCCCCGCGCCCAGCCTGGGGCGGGACGTCGGGGTGGCGCTGGGAGCCACGGGCAGCCGGCGCGAGGGCCGCGCAGGCGCAGAGCGGCGGGCCAGGTCCCCGCGAGGTGGCGCGCGCGGGGCGCCTGCGCGGTGCGGCGgggcgacggcggcggcggcggccgggccgGCCCGAGCGCGCCTGCGTGTTGAGGCGGGACGCGGCCCGGCTGGCCGGCTCCGGCGGCGCCTGGGCGGGGCGGCGCGctggcggcggccgcggcggcagg is a genomic window containing:
- the CFAP184 gene encoding cilia- and flagella-associated protein 184 encodes the protein MDDHSDHTGDPERENGDAESLASRLSMIKTSSGPQSPAEPMEPESEPDPEAVEASEGGGAAAEPAESQEGPVATEAAGEEGPGEPEWPAEAESGEPAETGPEEPAKPGSKDGPQEPLKEEKADEDEEDAEDAEEAAEPRKKEVSSHVPLQLSSTRKEEAAPAREAEPEGHVEEEGKESEETEETERKRVEGRREKREEELRNVDRELESDDYEWTEEVQKRQEQQLRAELLEQYHSLMVERGRYQRYNIYLQHKIFEALRKKKGLDAAEVPDKDTEPEAPEKEQAYLHHLVLLEDLRKQQADDLSWYHQELDQLKQQCREKLSQVEKEWLHFQALKKQVVMQAMGSCRMQGGRQAALQEVEQIQALEDKKEKEMSAVRLENVQLKQSLVHFETRMKAQEDLTEGLLLIDFEQLKIENQTFNEKVEERNEELLKLRTKMTNNVQIITHVKEKLHFVDTENACKKSELMEIEAQVALRRDILTKTKQARDSLRIDNIKLNQKCGLLGKESLLRDMEEKVDRTEELNRRLESLKHHHAGLTLSCRGVRQKIREAKAFLPS